One window from the genome of Garra rufa chromosome 1, GarRuf1.0, whole genome shotgun sequence encodes:
- the LOC141322899 gene encoding zinc finger BED domain-containing protein 5-like, with protein MTGRNSGVAARIREVAPDMRWTHCSIHREALAVKRMPDDLKSVLDSAVKTVNFIKARPMNARLFHVLCEEMGSEHVQLLLHTEVRWLSRGKVLSRLFELHREVQLFLQGTTSPFADLFEEPVWLSQLAYLSDIFSRLNELNLGLQGLSVNVFDVQDKINALIKKLELFEIKVRAGDVTAFPALESFLSENDLMLEDGVRENIAAHLTSLRQQFCKYFPGMHKDGAGSWMRNPFTIDIAHMASGDLTAVEQESLIELSCDETLKASFKENILLDFWIKQYSEYPVLSDKAVHTLLPFATTYLCEKGFSSLVVIKTKYRSRVDAEPNLRLKLTSIDPDIPRLCSQRQAHPSH; from the coding sequence ATGACTGGCCGTAACAGCGGGGTCGCGGCTCGCATCCGAGAGGTGGCACCCGACATGCGCTGGACTCACTGCAGCATCCATCGTGAGGCGCTGGCAGTGAAGAGGATGCCTGACGACCTTAAGTCTGTCCTGGATTCAGCTGTAAAAACGGTCAACTTCATCAAGGCCAGACCAATGAATGCTCGGTTATTTCACGTGCTCTGTGAGGAGATGGGAAGTGAGCATGTCCAGCTTTTGCTTCATACTGAAGTAAGATGGCTCTCAAGGGGAAAGGTGCTTTCAAGGCTGTTTGAATTACACAGAGAGGTGCAGCTGTTCTTGCAAGGGACAACCTCCCCCTTTGCAGACCTTTTTGAGGAACCCGTGTGGCTCAGCCAGTTGGCTTACCTGTCAGACATTTTCTCACGTTTAAATGAACTTAACTTGGGACTACAGGGACTCTCCGTAAATGTTTTTGATGTGCAGGACAAAATCAATGCACTGATAAAAAAATTGGAGTTATTTGAAATCAAAGTCAGAGCAGGTGATGTCACAGCTTTCCCTGCTTTAGAGAGCTTTTTGTCAGAAAATGACCTGATGCTTGAAGATGGAGTGAGGGAGAACATTGCTGCACACCTCACCTCACTCAGACAACAGTTCTGCAAGTATTTCCCAGGTATGCACAAAGATGGAGCTGGCAGCTGGATGAGAAATCCCTTCACCATCGACATTGCCCACATGGCCTCAGGGGACTTAACTGCTGTTGAGCAGGAGAGTTTGATAGAACTGTCTTGTGATGAAACACTGAAGGCCTCTTTCAAAGAGAACATTTTGTTGGACTTTTGGATAAAGCAGTACAGTGAATACCCTGTGCTCTCTGACAAAGCAGTGCACACTCTCCTTCCTTTTGCAACCACCTACCTGTGCGAGAAAGGCTTCTCTTCACTTGTTGTCATAAAAACAAAGTACAGAAGCAGAGTGGATGCTGAGCCCAACCTGAGACTGAAGCTGACCTCCATTGACCCAGACATTCCTCGATTGTGTTCACAGAGGCAGGCACACCCATCACATTAA